Proteins encoded in a region of the Epinephelus lanceolatus isolate andai-2023 chromosome 20, ASM4190304v1, whole genome shotgun sequence genome:
- the boc gene encoding brother of CDO, giving the protein MSGKRDWTPWMKKRRAPVLCALGAVLLCCLQSGASLPDNVLLFTEEPMSVVQKLGGSVNLRCSAQPASANISWRLNGQELMDGYLGVVLGPNSLFIPTLSNLTVGRYQCVASTSAGALASVPANVTAAKLRDFEPDDQQEIEVDEGNTAVIECHLPESQPKAQVRYSVKQEWLETSKGNYLIMPSGNLQIANATQDDEGPYKCAAYNPVTQEVKTSTSADRLRIRRSTSEAARIIYPPASRSIMVTKGQRLVLECVASGIPTPQVIWAKDGKDLRSHNNTRFLLSNLLIDAVGEADSGTYICRADNGIESAGSATVLYDVQVFEPPQVTVELQQQEVVYGETVRFTCQARGKPTPSVMWLHNARPLSPSPRHRLTSRVLRVSNVGPQDDGLYQCMAENGVGSSQASARLITVSTGISSRGKLPSIYRPLSPDKVLREQPPVRPGATGAMLPLDCSELPGHILPADAPIILSQPRTGKADYYELTWRPRHERGAPVLEYMVKYRKVGDPLAEWTSSSISGALHKLTLAKLQPDSLYEVEMAAKNCAGLGQPAMMTFRTGKGRRGPGQNDPPKTPAVPSPSLSPPEAPDKPTVSTATETSAYVTWIPRGNRGFPIQSFRVEYKKVKKAGEDWVTAVENIPPQRLSVEITGLEKGTSYKFRVVAVNVIGSSPPSAPSKAYTVVGGRTHERPVDGPYITYNEAINETTIMLKWTYTPVNNTPIYGFYIYYRPTDSDNDSDYKKDVVEGDRYWHLITDLQPETAYDIKMQSFNEKGESEFGNVVILETKARPNHQRPAPSETPDHGLGPTGGLVPRPGDLPYLIVGIVLGAFVFIIVAFIPFCLWRAWAKQKQTSDLCFPAVAAPVSSCQYTMVPLQGLALVGHCPLDSHMTVPHGIYPANGEYTPNGKPHHPTHCLPGLQQEEVDCDMECDTLLPQTVSNGHLPVYHYSTSSPDHHEQSCCPPDDSTLQLLNSSHQHLSSQEQEGDGHFCGGNKAEDGITYKPASFPLLSLEDEGIFTTSSSSAATTPHSQDITIQEVNILPNEASPEDEGTANTTDA; this is encoded by the exons ATGTCTGGAAAGCGAGACTGGACTCCGTGGATGAAAAAGAGAAGGGCTCCAGTGTTGTGCGCTCTGGGTGCAGTACTGCTATGCTGCCTGCAGAGCGGCGCCTCTCTCCCCG ACAATGTGCTGCTGTTCACTGAAGAGCCCATGTCCGTGGTGCAGAAGCTAGGAGGCAGTGTGAATCTTCGCTGCAGCGCCCAACCCGCCTCCGCCAACATCAGCTGGCGCCTCAACGGCCAGGAGCTGATGGACGGATATTTGGGCGTTGTGCTGGGACCCAACAGCCTGTTCATCCCCACACTGTCCAACCTGACTGTGGGCAGATACCAGTGTGTGGCCAGCACCAGCGCAGGAGCCCTGGCTAGTGTACCCGCTAACGTCACCGCTGCCA AGCTGCGGGACTTTGAGCCGGACGACCAGCAGGAGATCGAGGTTGACGAAGGCAACACGGCTGTTATTGAATGTCACCTCCCTGAGAGCCAGCCCAAGGCTCAGGTCCGCTACAGTGTCAAACAGGAGTGGCTGGAGACGTCCAAAG GGAACTACCTCATCATGCCATCAGGGAACCTGCAGATAGCCAACGCCACGCAGGACGATGAGGGACCGTACAAGTGTGCTGCTTACAACCCTGTCACTCAGGAGGTCAAGACATCCACCTCGGCTGACCGCCTGCGTATACGCC GCTCCACCTCAGAAGCAGCTCGCATCATTTACCCGCCGGCCTCTCGTTCCATCATGGTGACCAAAGGCCAGCGGCTGGTGTTGGAGTGCGTAGCCAGTGGCATCCCCACTCCACAGGTCATATGGGCAAAAGATGGGAAGGACCTGCGCTCCCACAACAACACGCGCTTCCTGCTCAGCAACCTTCTGATCGACGCGGTGGGCGAGGCAGACTCGGGCACTTACATTTGCAGAGCGGACAACGGCATTGAGTCGGCCGGCTCTGCAACGGTGCTTTATGACGTGCAAGTGTTTG AGCCTCCTCAGGTGACggtggagctgcagcagcaggaggtggTGTACGGAGAGACTGTGCGCTTCACCTGCCAGGCCCGCGGCAAACCCACTCCCTCAGTGATGTGGCTTCACAACGCCCGGCCCCTCTCCCCATCTCCTCGCCACCGCTTGACCTCCAGGGTGCTGCGTGTCTCCAACGTGGGCCCTCAGGATGACGGACTGTACCAATGCATGGCTGAGAACGGGGTGGGCAGCTCGCAGGCCTCCGCTCGCCTCATCACAGTATCAACCG GGATCTCATCCAGGGGGAAGCTGCCCTCCATCTATCGGCCGCTCAGCCCAGATAAGGTGCTGAGAGAGCAGCCGCCTGTGAGGCCGGGGGCCACCGGTGCCATGTTGCCTCTTGACTGCTCTGAGCTGCCGGGACATATCCTGCCTGCCGATGCTCCCATCATCCTCAGCCAACCCCGCACGGGCAAGGCTGACTACTATGAGCTCACCTGGAGGCCACGGCATGAGCGAGGAGCCCCTGTACTGGAATATATGGTCAAATACAGAAAG GTGGGAGACCCTCTAGCAGAGTGGACCTCCAGCAGCATCTCAGGCGCCCTCCACAAGCTGACTCTGGCCAAGCTGCAGCCAGACAGCCTGTATGAGGTGGAGATGGCTGCCAAAAACTGCGCAGGTTTGGGACAACCTGCTATGATGACCTTCAGAACTGGCAaag GTCGCAGAGGTCCAGGGCAAAACGACCCACCAAAAACTCCTGCTGTTCCTTCGCCAAGCCTCTCTC CTCCCGAAGCCCCCGACAAGCCCACAGTCTCCACGGCGACGGAAACGTCGGCGTACGTGACTTGGATTCCTCGTGGTAACCGTGGCTTCCCCATCCAGTCATTTCGGGTGGAGTACAAGAAGGTGAAGAAGGCAGGAGAGGACTGGGTGACGGCGGTGGAAAACATCCCCCCACAGCGGCTCTCTGTGGAGATCACGGGCCTGGAGAAAG GTACGTCATACAAGTTTCGTGTTGTGGCGGTGAATGTAATCGGTTCCAGTCCTCCCAGTGCCCCTTCGAAGGCGTACACAGTGGTGGGTGGGAGAACTCATGAACGCCCTGTTGATGGACCCTACATCACCTACAATGAAGCCATCAATGAGACTACCATCATGCTCAAATGGACG TACACCCCCGTAAACAACACACCCATCTATGGTTTCTACATCTACTACCGGCCGACAGACAGCGATAATGACAGTGACTATAAGAAGGATGTGGTGGAGGGAGACAGATACTGGCATTTAATCACTGACCTCCAGCCCGAGACCGCCTACGACATCAAGATGCAGAGCTTCAACGAGAAGGGAGAGAGTGAATTTGGCAACGTGGTGATCCTTGAAACGAAAG CTCGTCCTAATCACCAGCGACCTGCTCCATCAGAGACCCCAGACCACGGGTTAGGACCCACAGGTGGACTTGTGCCTCGGCCCGGTGACCTCCCCTACCTCATAGTCGGTATTGTCCTGGGAGCCTTCGTCTTCATCATCGTCGCCTTCATCCCCTTCTGCCTTTGGAGGGCTTGGGCCAAACAGA AGCAAACGTCAGACTTGTGTTTTCCTGCCGTGGCCGCGCCCGTGTCGTCATGCCAGTACACCATGGTTCCCCTCCAGGGACTTGCCCTGGTTGGCCACTGCCCGCTGGACAGCCACATGACGGTGCCACATGGCATCTACCCTGCTAACGGAGAATACACCCCGAACGGCAAACCTCACCACCCCACACACTGTCTGCCAGGGCTGCAGCAG GAGGAGGTGGACTGTGACATGGAGTGTGACACGTTGTTGCCACAGACAGTGTCAAACGGACATCTTCCTGTTTACCACTACTCCACCAG TAGTCCAGATCATCATGAACAGAGTTGCTGTCCTCCTGATGACTCCACTCTTCAGCTCCTCAACTCTTCCCATCAGCACCTCAGTTCACAGGAACAGGAAGGTGACGGCCACTTCTGTGGTGGAAATAAAGCAGAGGATGGCATCACTTACA agcCTGCgtcctttcctcttctctctctagAAGACGAGGGGATCTTCACCACATCGTCATCTTCAGCAGCCACAACACCGCACTCCCAAGACATAAcaatacaggaagtgaacatccTCCCAAATGAAGCATCCCCTGAGGACGAAGGGACAGCCAACACAACAGATGCATAA